DNA from Triticum aestivum cultivar Chinese Spring chromosome 7D, IWGSC CS RefSeq v2.1, whole genome shotgun sequence:
GGCGATCGTAGCTTCATCTCTCTTTGAGCAGCACTCTACTGCACTGCCGTCGCCAAGTCGAGCTCCTCTGTCCTCTGTTCAGAGCCCTCCTATTTGTCCCTCTCGACGCCGACGCccttccccttgatctccttgcccacgtcctactacactagagtcgttttcggtgtcgctcatctcggcctactctctGTCGTCCTCGTACTGCACTGACGGTGCAATGGCGCGCATACTGCTTTCTTGTGTCCTCTGCCTCCGTGCACACTGCAGTTCGCCGCGCCGCCGATGGggtcgatcatcttggcctcctctctctctcgccctACTGCACTGGAGTCATTTCCAgcgtcgatcatctcggcctcctctctcgtccactgcactgacgctgcaatggcgcgagcactgcattctcctcctctGTCCATTGTCTTTGCGTgagcaccgcaactagttcgcCGACGGTGTCGCTCGTCCACGACTCCATGCTTGTCATGTCAAACACGGCGCCACGGCCACTATCCACCGTAGTCGCCATTGTCCAGCGCACACTGCACTTCTTCTCCCCTTCcctctgctagctcttaaccctgtgtgctaagtgcaagtgctagctcttaatcataccccatgcgggcaaccaaacaccatgttcatgtgccgcttgggccaatgcaggcaaccaaacaaagtgcacttgcgtattacctaatgcagggaccctagatgcaggcaaccaaacaactcgcAGATGTCGCATATGAGGGTGTTTTTCCATAGCCACGCTGGGTTGAGATGTGTATGCAACGCAACTACTATTCACTACgtcaaccaaacacgccctagtagtagtagtagtttgaTGGATGCAGTAGTTTGAAGTATGTTTAATTATTATATTTGAAGGACTATGTTTGCTTCAAATGAATTTGATATGTTTGAAATGatgtagtagttgaactagttttacATCTTCATATACATCATTTATTGGAGTAGAAGTTTTACATCACCAAATATACATCATATGTTGGAGCTGAGGGTTTTTTAGAGAGGTAAAAttcactttttggtgatgtaaattataTGACACCCACATTTACATATCTAAATTTGCGTTATCTATTAAAGATGCTCTTAGATGTGACATGATAATGTCATATTTAGATGAATCTTAAACACGTCCTTTTAACTATTTAATGTACAGAAAATATGATAGCACTATATGGTAATGTTACAGATCTGATGTCAGATTGTAACCATGAATAAATTGTCATTTTTAATGGCAAATTGCCTTGTTGTTCAGCAAACATGCTAAATTCTTGCCATGCTTAGGTTTTTGGCAGGATTTGCTATGTCCGCTCAAAGAATTTGTCATAAAAATATCAGATTTGCCATGGTTAACAATCTGACGACGGATTTGTGTGAAATCCATTTTTCTATAATAATTCTATAATGGTCTTAGTGTCCTCTTTCACTAATCCTTTGGATCAACTAGCTTCAACCCCGTGGGCCAGTCCTTGCAGTGACGCACATGCGGCACGATCTTGCCGGCATCTTGGCGTCGCTTGCAGTCGTACACCGGCGGGACGTGGTAGCAGGGCTCCATGGACATGTCCCTGCTGCACGGCCAGCTCACGGTCGTGTTGATCATCCCCATCCTCAGCACCCACGGCCTCATTCCGCCGAGCCCCTGCGCCACGTACCCGAacgtcgactcggcggtggtgaCCAGCGTATCCGCCGTGCTCAGCAGGTACACCTCTGCCCAGGCCTTGCGTTCGTGCGACCTCACATGGTAGCGCTGGGTCTCCTCGTGGCTCGGCtggtccaccaccaccacctcgccgTTCGCCGTCGCGCGCTCCCAGTACGCCCCCTTCATCTTGTCGTAGTACCAAGCCTTGAGAGAGGTGATCAGAACAGCAGTGGGTTTGGCCGCGCCACCGGGCGCGGCCGCCGGCTCGTCGTCTTCCTCACCAAGCACCGCCGGGAGCAGCTTCTGGTTCTGCGTGCACGTCTTGATCTGCTCCAGGAGCTCCGGCGAGTCAGCCTGCCACGGGAAGACGCGCACCTGGATGCCGACCACGCGCCGTGCCCGCGCGAAGTGCGCGTCGTAGTACCGCGTGATGAGGCCCCAGACGCGGTTAGTCGGATGGAACAGGTACCGGCCGAGGTGGTGGAACACGGCGTCGCGCTCCGGGAACAAGGCGTCGAGCTTCCCCTGAAACGCCCTCACGAGGAACAGGCCCGGCGCGATGTAGCCGTCCGTCCTCATCACCAGCCACTGGATGTTGGACATGAGCCGCTGGTCGTCATCGCAGAAAAAAAGCTTGTCGTGGTCCGTCTGGTTGTGGTCGAGGTGGATGTACGCGAAGGCCGGCAGCTCTGCGGCGGCGGACCCGTTTACCTCACCGGTTCTGAGCACACCGTCCTCTCGCATCCTCCCATACCGCTCCGGCGTGGAGAGATAAAAGCCCTGATAGCTGACAAGCGGGAAGCCCGGAGGTAGCAGCCACGTCGTGTTGGGGAAGGGCTCGCAGAACAGCTCGTCCATCCCGTTGCTGGGGTCGACGAGGAAGACGCGGTCGGTGAGCACCGCGTACAGGAACGCCGACGCGGCGGCGATGATCCGGTTGCCGAGGCCGCGGTACGAGATGGAGACCAGGTACCTGCACTCCGGTGACGCGACGCTCTTGCCAGACTTGAGCTGCTCCAGGGCGTTGGTGTAGGCGGCGGTGCCCGGGCCGCACCGCCTTTGCAGGGCTTCGTGGCTCCGCAATTTGGAGACGAGGTGCTGTGAAGGTTGCCTGCCGGTGTTCCGACGGTACGCGGCGGACTGGTACCGGCTGCGGCAGGATTCTTGGTCGAAGCCTTCGACCAAGAGCCCGCCAAGAAGCTTGTCAGCGTGTGCTCCTGCATTCTCGTTCAGTAAGGATACTTCGGCAGGACCTGCAGAAGTTGCAGAAGTATGGTTCTTCAGTCTGGGCGGATGGTACTCAATCAAACAAGTGGATTTTCTCACTCTAACCAAGCACGATGTTGATCAAAATTGTGACTTGAATTTTGAAAATTGTAATGCATAGTAGTACAACAAAATAGATGAAGGGGATCCGAAAGCTGTTTCCTCTACTAAAGGGAGTGTTTCTAGGGCGCATGGCCGAGATGACTGAAAACTTCAAAAGTTTCAATCACTTCTATTCTCCACCAATAAACTGCAGCAATTGCAcaaatacaaagaaaaaaaataaataaaaaccgacAAATTACAAGAAAACGCAAAATCAACTATAACAAATTAGACAACCAAAAATGTTTTATGTCCTTTTAAGTTTACAAAAGGCCCCTAAAAAAGGTTGTAACCAAGACTTGCTGCGAACGAGGACTGAAATAACAAAAAGAAAAACAACTTCACAACAATGACTGAGAACTTCATAAATGTGACAAAAAGTACACAAAAGTGACCGAAACCGTGGTTAGGCCTCGTCAAGGCACCATGGCCGGCCTCATCTCTCCGTTTTGGCATTGTTGCTCTACGCGGCCTCCCCTCCTGTTGGAAAACTGTTGTTGCCATAGTCAGGCAACTGACGCATATTTAACATGATATTTTATATGACACCTCATTGAAACCGAAAACAACATAATAATGATGAAAAATACCATCCATGGGTAAGGGCATCTCTAACGCGGAACCTCAAATATCCCCTATATGTCTTTTACGGGAGTCTGGGCACTTTTTGCCATCAAATGATATCTCTCAAACGTCTGTGGACTGGTCTGAACTTCCAGATTTCAGTAAACCAGAAGCAAACTttggagggcgggggggggggggtgctttgGGGAGCCCGGACATCCGTCTAGGCAATCAAAAGCCACCACGTCGGACATCCCCTCTCTCCTCAACCACGAGATGCACATGCATAGATGGACATTTAGGGGGTATGGTTAGATGGCCGGCTCCCGTATCAGTGTCCAGGGCTGGTCCGCGGACACAT
Protein-coding regions in this window:
- the LOC123169009 gene encoding galactoside 2-alpha-L-fucosyltransferase-like, whose translation is MKNATPAEPEGCKRWAPAINAVVVAFVLIVPPLFLLLGGRNGERPAVWIKTAVAGLRRGPAEVSLLNENAGAHADKLLGGLLVEGFDQESCRSRYQSAAYRRNTGRQPSQHLVSKLRSHEALQRRCGPGTAAYTNALEQLKSGKSVASPECRYLVSISYRGLGNRIIAAASAFLYAVLTDRVFLVDPSNGMDELFCEPFPNTTWLLPPGFPLVSYQGFYLSTPERYGRMREDGVLRTGEVNGSAAAELPAFAYIHLDHNQTDHDKLFFCDDDQRLMSNIQWLVMRTDGYIAPGLFLVRAFQGKLDALFPERDAVFHHLGRYLFHPTNRVWGLITRYYDAHFARARRVVGIQVRVFPWQADSPELLEQIKTCTQNQKLLPAVLGEEDDEPAAAPGGAAKPTAVLITSLKAWYYDKMKGAYWERATANGEVVVVDQPSHEETQRYHVRSHERKAWAEVYLLSTADTLVTTAESTFGYVAQGLGGMRPWVLRMGMINTTVSWPCSRDMSMEPCYHVPPVYDCKRRQDAGKIVPHVRHCKDWPTGLKLVDPKD